Within Candidatus Terasakiella magnetica, the genomic segment CTTGTGGATCAACAGCGGGTCATGGGCGTGACGTTCTCCTTTGGCGCGGTAACGGTAGAAACCGCCTTGGGCCAATGGGTTTGCTTCTGAATATGCCTTATCGTGCATTTCCAGAATTTTCTCTTCCAGACCTTTAAGACCAATACCGGAAATACGTGATGTCATGCCGGGGAAGAAATCAGCCACAACAGAACGTGACAGACCAACCGATTCGAACGTGTAACCACCACGATAAGAACTGATCACACCGATGCCCATTTTAGACATGGTTTTCAACAAGCCCTTGTTGATGGCTTTCTTATAGTTCTCAACAGCCGTTTCAAACGATGTATCACCGTAAATGCCTTTGGCATGTTGGTCTGCGATGGCTTCTTCTGTCATGTAAGCGTTCACAGTTGTTGCACCAACACCAACCAGAACGGCAAAATACTGAACATCAAGAGCTTCTGCAGAACGAACGTTTAGCGATGTAAAGGTACGCAATTGCTGGCGCACCAGATAACTATGAACACCACCAGCAGCCAAGATCATCGGCACAGGCGCTTTGTCTTTAGAGACATGCTCGTCTGTCAGGATGATGTGTTTCTTGCCCCCACGAACAGCCATTTCAGCTTCGTGACGGATACGTTCAATCGCTTCGCGCAAAGATTCTTTGCTTGGTGTAAAGGTACAATCGATTTCGATCGCATCATTACCAAGATATTTCTTCAACGCGTGGAATTCTGTTGAATTCAAGAACGGTGTTTCTAGCTGAACCACTTCACATTGGTCCGGCCCTTCATCCAGCACGTTACCCAAGTTGCTCAAACGTGTACGCAGGCTCATCACGCGTGTTTCGCGAAGTGAGTCAATCGGTGGGTTTGTCACCTGAGAAAAAGCCTGACGGAAGAAGTGATGCAAGCCACGATATTGATCAGATAGTACCGCTTGTGGGGTATCATCACCCATGGAGCCTGTGGCTTCTTGGCCTGTTTCGACCATGGGGCGCAAGATCAGTTCCAAATCTTCCTGTGTAAAACCAAAGAGCTGCTGTTGTTGTAGCAGGTCTTCTTCAGACGGGTTCACCGGCTTTGGCGCATCGGCCTTTAAGATTTCATCAACCTTAACGATGTTTTCCACCCAAGAGCCATAAGGCTGACGTGCAGCCGTCCAGTCTTTAAGTTCTTTATCGTGGTAGAATTTACCTTCTGAAAGATCAACACCGATCATGCCGCCCGGGCGGACATGGCCTTTTTCCTGAACTTTAGATTCGTCAATTTCTGACATACCTGTTTCAGAACCCACCAGCAAGATGCCATCACCTGTGATGGTGTAACGCAATGGGCGCAAACCGTTACGGTCCAAGCCCGCCACAATCCATTGACCATCTGTCCCACAAATTGCTGCGGGGCCATCCCATGGTTCCATGACAGAGTTACAATAAGCAAACAGGTCTTCATGCTCTTTTGGCATCAAGGAGTTTTGACCGATCGATTCTGGCACCATCAAGGCTTTAACAGAAGGTGCCGGGCGACCTGCACGTACCAAAACTTCCCAAACTGCATCTAAAGCAGAGGAGTCAGATGCACCATTTGGAATCAATGGTTTGATATCTTCAATGTGCCCCCCAAAAACAGGCGAGGCCATGCATGTTTCATGGGCCTTGGTCCAGTTGACGTTACCCGTTACCGTGTTGATCTCGCCATTATGGGCGATCATGCGAAACGGTTGAGCCAAACGCCATTGCGGGAATGTGTTTGTTGAATAACGCTGGTGATAAATCGCAAAGTTAGAAACAAACAGCTCGTCATTCAGGTCAGGGTAAAATTCTGTGATTTCACCCGCCATGAACATACCTTTGTAGATCACGCTGCGACAAGAAAGCGAACAGAAGTAAAATTCTGTCAGGTTTTCTGCCAGACACTGGTTTTCAATGCGACGGCGGATCACATAAAGGTCATTTTCAAACTCGTCATCAGATTTACCAAGTGTGTTGGCAATCATGATCTGTTCGATCTCTGGGCGTGTGGCGTTTGCTTTTTCACCAATCACTTCGGTGTTGATCGGCACTTGGCGCCAGCCATAGATGCGATAACCAAATTTCAGAACTTCCGCTTCAACGATACAGCGGCAACGTTCTTGCGCGCCAAAATCAGTTTTTGGCAGGAAACATTGACCAACCGCCAAAGAGCTTTCTTCTGGCTCATGGCCTGTACGGCGAATGTGGCGTTTGAAAAATTCCTGTGGGATTTGCACGTGGATACCCGCGCCATCACCTGTTTTACCATCGGCATCAACCGCACCACGGTGGTCCAGCGCACGTGTAGCTTGAAACGCATGGCGCAAAACTTCACGGTTTGGCTTCCCATCAAGAGAGGCCACCAGACCAACACCACAGTTGGCAGTTTCAAAAGCCGGATCATACATGCCGTTTTCAGCGAGGAACTTTGCGGCTTTTTGATATTCCGATACGTAATTATTTGTCATTTTTCTACTCATGCTCCTTATTCGGCCGCAGTGCCTGCACGGGTTTTAGCCCGCAGATATTTATGAATTTCATCAGATGCTTCACGCGCATCATTAATACAGCTCACAACCAAGGACGCACCGCGCTCGATATCACCAGCTGCAAAAACACCGTCCAGATTGGTCATCCAAGTTTCTTGGTCAACTTCCACGGTGCCCCAGCGCGTTACCGCCAGATCAGGCTCGCCAAACAGGGTTGGAATGTCTTCTGGTTCAAACCCAAGAGCTTCGATGACGATATCTGCATCGATCTCAAACTCTGAACCTTCAATTTCTTTTACGCTTTGACGACCAGAACCATCAGCCACGCCCAAATGCATGGAAACCGCTTCAACCTTCTGGACTTTGCCCAGACCCTTGAAAGATTTCGGGGCAGATAACCACTGGAAATCCACGCCTTCATTTTCAGCATTTTCCACTTCGCGCTGTGAACCCGGCATATTGGCACGGTCACGACGATAGAGACATTTGACTGATTTCGCCCCTTGGCGGATGGACGTACGCACACAGTCCATGGCCGTATCGCCACCACCGATGACCACAATATTTTTGCCTTCAGCATTTAATGTGCCGTCATCAAATTCTTGAACGTCATCACCGAAGCTCTTTTTGTTCGACGCTGTTAAGAAATACATCGCCGGGAAGATGTTTTCCAGATCAGAACCCGGTGCATCCAGTTTACGACCCGCATAAACACCAACCGCGATCATCACGGCATCATGTTTGGCTTGTAAGTCTTTAAGTGAGGCATCTGTGCCCACTTCGAAGTTTAGGTGGAAGGTAACGCCACCGTCCTCAAGAAGCTTGGCACGACGTGCAACCACGTCTTTTTCAAGTTTAAAGCCCGGAATACCATAAACAAGCAAGCCACCAACGCGGTCTGAACGCTCATAAACATGGACTTCATAACCTTTGCGGCGCAAGCGATCAGCTGCTGCCATACCAGCGGGGCCAGAACCGATGATGCCAACACTTTGGCCCAGTTCCTGAAGCGGCTGTGGTGGTTTCACCCAACCTTGCTCCCACGCATTATCGGTAATGAATTTTTCAATAGAACCGATGGTGACCGCATTATGTTCGGATTGTTCCAAAACACAGAGACCTTCACACAAACGGTCTTGCGGGCAAATGCGACCGCAAATTTCTGGAAGAGTATTGGTTTCCTGAGAGACGTGATAAGCATCTTCCAAACGGCCCGCAGCCACAAGGCGCAACCAGTCTGGAATGTTATTGCTTACCGGACAAGCAACTGAACAATAAGGAATGCCACATTGCTCACAACGTGACGCTTGTTCCTGGGCTTTCTCAATGGAAAAACGCGAATAAATTTCATCGAAATCTTTTTTGCGTTCGTCAGCAGTGCGTTTTTCGGGATAATTTTGCCCGATATTCACAAACTGCATCATTTTTTCAGCCATATCTCTCTCCAATTCCTCTTTTAATAGAGTCTGTTTTTTCTGTCGCCTTTAATACCCAACCTACAGGCGCGCATAGGCCAACCGAATCTCAGTGATAAAGTCGGAGCGTTGATATGCGCTATTATGGCGCAGATTTCAAGGAAAAACTATAGATAGGTCAGTAAGACTGCCTTATGTCATAAAAAAGCCCCTAATTAAGCGGCCTTACCGCCCCGCCTAAAAATCCATTATTCCAATATATTGTACCGAAATGGTACTATATTAGTTTTT encodes:
- the gltB gene encoding glutamate synthase large subunit, with the protein product MTNNYVSEYQKAAKFLAENGMYDPAFETANCGVGLVASLDGKPNREVLRHAFQATRALDHRGAVDADGKTGDGAGIHVQIPQEFFKRHIRRTGHEPEESSLAVGQCFLPKTDFGAQERCRCIVEAEVLKFGYRIYGWRQVPINTEVIGEKANATRPEIEQIMIANTLGKSDDEFENDLYVIRRRIENQCLAENLTEFYFCSLSCRSVIYKGMFMAGEITEFYPDLNDELFVSNFAIYHQRYSTNTFPQWRLAQPFRMIAHNGEINTVTGNVNWTKAHETCMASPVFGGHIEDIKPLIPNGASDSSALDAVWEVLVRAGRPAPSVKALMVPESIGQNSLMPKEHEDLFAYCNSVMEPWDGPAAICGTDGQWIVAGLDRNGLRPLRYTITGDGILLVGSETGMSEIDESKVQEKGHVRPGGMIGVDLSEGKFYHDKELKDWTAARQPYGSWVENIVKVDEILKADAPKPVNPSEEDLLQQQQLFGFTQEDLELILRPMVETGQEATGSMGDDTPQAVLSDQYRGLHHFFRQAFSQVTNPPIDSLRETRVMSLRTRLSNLGNVLDEGPDQCEVVQLETPFLNSTEFHALKKYLGNDAIEIDCTFTPSKESLREAIERIRHEAEMAVRGGKKHIILTDEHVSKDKAPVPMILAAGGVHSYLVRQQLRTFTSLNVRSAEALDVQYFAVLVGVGATTVNAYMTEEAIADQHAKGIYGDTSFETAVENYKKAINKGLLKTMSKMGIGVISSYRGGYTFESVGLSRSVVADFFPGMTSRISGIGLKGLEEKILEMHDKAYSEANPLAQGGFYRYRAKGERHAHDPLLIHKLQEAVATESYSKYREYADGVNNRKPMMLRDLLDFQSDRDSISIDSVESITELRRRLCAPAISVGALSREAHETLAIAMNRIGAKSNSGEGGEDRERFTPRKNGDNANSAVKQVASGRFGVTAEYLNNCQELEIKVAQGAKPGEGGQLPGFKVTVEIGKLRNSTPGVTLISPPPHHDIYSIEDLAQLIYDLKQINPIARVCVKLVARSGVGTIAAGVAKAGADTIHISGYDGGTGASPQSSIKYAGLPWEMGLSEVNQVLTLNKLRHRVKLRTDGGFRTGRDVVIAAMLGAEEFGIGTTSLIAMGCIMVRQCHSNTCPVGVCTQDPELRKKFTGSAAKVVNLFTFIAEEVSEILASLGYEKLEDVIGRCDLLTQVGRGRENLDDLDLNPLLTQADTGDTPRFCTLTERNPVPDTLDGQIIKDAHNALHGGEKMQLFYTVKNTHRSVGTSTSSIITRKYGMTGLEPDHLTVRMRGSAGNSLGAFIVQGLKLEIFGDSNDYVGKGLSGGTIVVRPMVSSPLKSNDNTIVGNTCLYGATAGKLFASGQGGERFGVRNSGATAVVEGIGSNGCEYMTGGTVVVLGEVGANFGAGFTGGMAFIYDQDGTFEHRVNFDNVIWQRIEVDHYEDMVKGLIQEHVKETHSQYAGQLLQDWDMEKGKIWQVVPKEMLDKLEVPVTKQAAAKKTA
- a CDS encoding NAD(P)-dependent oxidoreductase produces the protein MAEKMMQFVNIGQNYPEKRTADERKKDFDEIYSRFSIEKAQEQASRCEQCGIPYCSVACPVSNNIPDWLRLVAAGRLEDAYHVSQETNTLPEICGRICPQDRLCEGLCVLEQSEHNAVTIGSIEKFITDNAWEQGWVKPPQPLQELGQSVGIIGSGPAGMAAADRLRRKGYEVHVYERSDRVGGLLVYGIPGFKLEKDVVARRAKLLEDGGVTFHLNFEVGTDASLKDLQAKHDAVMIAVGVYAGRKLDAPGSDLENIFPAMYFLTASNKKSFGDDVQEFDDGTLNAEGKNIVVIGGGDTAMDCVRTSIRQGAKSVKCLYRRDRANMPGSQREVENAENEGVDFQWLSAPKSFKGLGKVQKVEAVSMHLGVADGSGRQSVKEIEGSEFEIDADIVIEALGFEPEDIPTLFGEPDLAVTRWGTVEVDQETWMTNLDGVFAAGDIERGASLVVSCINDAREASDEIHKYLRAKTRAGTAAE